A stretch of the Streptomyces venezuelae genome encodes the following:
- a CDS encoding aldehyde dehydrogenase family protein, with product MARFAAPGTEGALMSYASRYDHFIGGAYVAPAGGRYFANPSPVTGEVFTEIARGTAEDVERALDAAHAAAPAWGRTPAVERSAVLLRIADRMEENLQALAVAETWENGKPVRETLAADLPLAIDQFRYFAGALRAQEGSLSQVDDDTVAYHFHEPLGVVGAIIPWNFPILMAVWKLAPALAAGNTVVLKPAEQTPASVHYWLSLVADLLPPGVVNIVNGFGEEAGKPLASSPRVAKIAFTGETSTGRLIMGYAAENLKPVSLELGGKSPNLFFDDIWAVDDDLRDKALEGFAMFALNQGEVCTCPSRALIERGRYGDFLDAAIARTELIVPGHPLDTETMIGAQASEEQLKKILGYLEIGQQEGAKILTGGGRQELEGELAGGFYVQPTIFEGNNRMRIFQEEIFGPVVSVTSFQDFEDAVRIANDTAYGLGAGVWTRDINTAYRAGRAIQAGRVWTNCYHAYPAHAAFGGYKQSGIGRETHKMMLDSYQQTKNLLVSYSPKKLGFF from the coding sequence ATGGCCCGTTTCGCAGCGCCCGGCACCGAGGGCGCGCTCATGTCGTACGCGTCCCGCTACGACCACTTCATCGGCGGCGCGTACGTGGCGCCGGCCGGCGGCCGGTACTTCGCCAACCCCTCCCCCGTGACCGGTGAGGTGTTCACCGAGATCGCGCGGGGTACGGCGGAGGACGTCGAGCGGGCGCTGGACGCGGCGCACGCGGCAGCCCCGGCCTGGGGGCGTACGCCGGCAGTCGAGCGCTCGGCGGTGCTGCTGCGGATCGCGGACCGGATGGAAGAGAACCTCCAGGCGCTGGCGGTCGCCGAGACCTGGGAGAACGGCAAGCCGGTACGGGAGACCCTGGCCGCGGACCTGCCGCTGGCCATCGACCAGTTCCGGTACTTCGCGGGGGCGCTGCGGGCGCAGGAGGGGTCGCTCAGCCAGGTCGACGACGACACCGTGGCGTACCACTTCCATGAGCCGCTGGGGGTGGTCGGGGCGATCATTCCGTGGAACTTCCCGATCCTGATGGCGGTGTGGAAGCTGGCTCCGGCCCTGGCGGCGGGGAACACGGTGGTGCTGAAGCCTGCCGAGCAGACCCCGGCCTCGGTGCACTACTGGCTCTCCCTGGTGGCGGACCTGCTGCCGCCGGGGGTGGTGAACATCGTCAACGGTTTCGGCGAGGAGGCCGGGAAGCCGCTGGCCTCCAGCCCGCGGGTGGCGAAGATCGCCTTCACCGGGGAGACCTCCACCGGCCGGCTGATCATGGGTTATGCGGCGGAGAACCTGAAGCCGGTGTCGCTGGAGCTGGGCGGCAAGAGCCCGAACCTGTTCTTTGACGACATCTGGGCCGTCGACGACGATCTGCGGGACAAGGCCCTGGAGGGCTTCGCGATGTTCGCGCTCAACCAGGGCGAGGTGTGCACGTGTCCGTCGCGCGCCCTGATCGAGCGCGGCCGGTACGGGGATTTCCTCGACGCGGCGATCGCCCGTACCGAACTGATCGTGCCGGGCCATCCGCTGGACACCGAGACGATGATCGGCGCGCAGGCCTCGGAGGAGCAGCTGAAGAAGATCCTGGGGTACCTGGAGATCGGGCAGCAGGAGGGCGCGAAGATCCTGACGGGCGGCGGCCGGCAGGAGCTGGAGGGTGAACTGGCGGGCGGTTTCTACGTCCAGCCGACGATCTTCGAGGGAAACAACCGGATGCGGATCTTCCAGGAGGAGATCTTCGGCCCGGTGGTGTCGGTGACCTCCTTCCAGGACTTCGAGGACGCGGTCCGCATCGCGAACGACACGGCGTACGGCCTGGGCGCAGGCGTGTGGACGCGCGACATCAACACGGCGTACCGGGCGGGCCGGGCCATCCAGGCGGGCCGGGTCTGGACGAACTGCTACCACGCGTACCCGGCGCATGCCGCCTTCGGCGGCTACAAGCAGTCGGGCATCGGCCGCGAGACGCACAAGATGATGCTGGACAGCTACCAGCAGACCAAGAATCTCCTCGTCTCGTACTCGCCGAAGAAGCTCGGCTTCTTCTAG
- a CDS encoding DUF6461 domain-containing protein: MNAATAADYGWIRSASSVFQYGLEMGYTLTLVRGISPAELLSVAGAEALGACEGVGEFMEGHTEILFGYEDFPESFLAGAFTVPGEGGDWTLALEFGGDLGTRPSIMEALSTGTRAVSHSSNGAKFMDFFHWYEDGKLRTTFEWPAERTGSTPDELNTLMLEVGLNPAGDQRPDVDTKAAAFALAERLTGVRVTEELLAQAHYQTGEVPEEPAAEGEGVTVDVTDAHGERTSF; this comes from the coding sequence ATGAACGCAGCCACGGCAGCCGATTACGGCTGGATACGCTCCGCATCCTCGGTCTTCCAGTACGGGCTGGAGATGGGATACACGCTGACGCTGGTCCGGGGAATCTCGCCGGCGGAACTGCTGAGCGTGGCCGGCGCAGAGGCCCTCGGCGCCTGTGAAGGGGTCGGCGAGTTCATGGAGGGACACACGGAAATCCTGTTCGGGTACGAGGACTTCCCCGAGTCCTTCCTCGCGGGAGCGTTCACCGTGCCCGGTGAGGGCGGGGACTGGACGCTCGCTCTGGAGTTCGGCGGCGATCTGGGCACGCGGCCGAGCATCATGGAGGCCCTCTCCACCGGGACACGGGCTGTCTCGCACTCGAGCAACGGGGCCAAGTTCATGGATTTCTTCCACTGGTACGAGGACGGGAAGTTGCGCACCACATTCGAGTGGCCGGCGGAGAGGACCGGAAGCACGCCCGATGAGCTGAACACCCTCATGCTGGAGGTCGGTCTCAACCCGGCGGGTGACCAGCGCCCGGACGTCGACACGAAGGCGGCGGCCTTCGCGCTGGCCGAGCGGCTCACCGGCGTACGCGTGACCGAGGAACTGCTGGCGCAGGCCCACTACCAGACGGGCGAGGTGCCGGAGGAACCGGCCGCAGAAGGGGAGGGCGTGACCGTCGACGTCACGGATGCCCATGGCGAGCGGACATCGTTCTGA